The DNA sequence CACTAGCATTCatcttatttatcttatttcaaTATAACAATCATTATTCGTTCTCTTAGAAGGGCTCAGAATTCTCAAAACCACAACAAATAATGGTTATTTGAGGCAAACATAGCATCATTTCTTAAACTACATATAATCAATTGTTGTTAATTAGAGCGAGTAGCAAAAAAGATCCCATCCTTGTGTCCAACTGTAAGCATCTCCTAAAACTCGCATGAGTGGCTTGTTCTCTGAATCGAAACATTTTCAACAAAAAGGAACACTTGTCCATGAGAAGATAAatgaataatgataatttttttgaaaaatgctcATAGAAGTTGGTATATATCATTGCCAGTTCTATAAATATCTACACCTATCAAGAGCTAGAGAGAAATTTACTAATTGCTAATAAAAAAGTCTTACTAGAAATATTACAAAATGTGATTAGGATTTAGTGTATCATAATTTCTTACCTTTAAAACAATGAGATGACTGAACATATAGCTTGAATTAAAGTAAACAAAAGTAGTAGAACTGCAGCAGTTGTAGATGCTTTTTTCCATGGAGTGTTGAAGTACTCATGATAAAAGATAGCCTTGTACTTGTTGCGAGGGTTTTCATGGAATTTAATCAAATCATGGTAGAGAGTACAATACTCTTCACTCATGTATGACACTATAACATTTGAGCAAAGACTGTTAAACATTTTAACTACAGCATTAGCATCACCCATCCAATTGACTATAATTTTCTTATCAACTAGTATGTTCACATCTTTTTCAGTGTTGATAAGGAAATTTAGTAAGAATAAGAACTGAGTAACATTGGGTGAAAGTATGTAGTGACATTGCTCTAATGCCAATATATTCCTGAACAGTGTCTCTGTCCTATCTTCAATAGTTAAGCATGGCATTTCCATTACACCCTTACGATGATGATAtttcaattcaaacaaacatttGCAAGAACTAGCCTTGAATACCATACCCACCTCTGATAGTTGGCTTGCACTTGGTAAATGATTAACCATATAACCT is a window from the Glycine max cultivar Williams 82 chromosome 2, Glycine_max_v4.0, whole genome shotgun sequence genome containing:
- the LOC100801116 gene encoding uncharacterized protein — encoded protein: MKVEFPFKNVEYVEDFIGPIRDVESLSFLSITFHYFRKYNYIGIRENTIDSPKHFTDLLRTFMQPSKIHHESLKVGYMVNHLPSASQLSEVGMVFKASSCKCLFELKYHHRKGVMEMPCLTIEDRTETLFRNILALEQCHYILSPNVTQFLFLLNFLINTEKDVNILVDKKIIVNWMGDANAVVKMFNSLCSNVIVSYMSEEYCTLYHDLIKFHENPRNKYKAIFYHEYFNTPWKKASTTAAVLLLLFTLIQAICSVISLF